The sequence GCATCCACACCTACGGCGAATCCCACGGCGGAGGTGTCGGCGTCATCATCGACGGCTGTCCGCCGCGCATTCCCGTTTCCCTGGGAAACATCCAGAGTGAGCTGGATCGCCGCCGCCCCGGCCAATCCGAGATCGTCACCCCGCGCAAGGAGGCAGATACCGCCGAGATTCTCTCCGGCCTTCATGACGGGCAGACCATGGGCACACCCATCAGCATCCTTGTCCGCAACACTGACCAGCGGCCGGGCGCCTACGAGGAAATGGCCGTGAAATACCGTCCATCCCATGCGGACTACACCTACGATGCGAAATACGGCATCCGCGCACCTTCCGGCGGTGGCCGAGCCTCCGCCCGCGAGACGATAGGCCGTGTCGCCGCTGCGGCCGTCGGGAAACAGGTGCTCGCGGCGCTCAGCCCCGGCATCGAGGTCATCGCATGGGTCAGCACGATCCAGCACATCCACGCGAACGTCGATCCCGCGACGATCACCGCCGGGCAAGTGGAGTCGAACATCGTGCGCACCGGGGATCCCAAGGCGGTCGAAACCATGATCAGCCACATCAAGAAGATCCGCTCGGAAGGGAACTCGGTGGGAGGCATCGTCGAGTGCGTCATCCGCAACTGCCCGCCCGGCCTCGGCGAGCCGATCTTCGACAAGCTGGAGGCGGAGCTCGCCAAGGCCATGCTCTCCATCCCGGCCACCAAGGGCTTCGAGATCGGCTCGGGCTTCCAGGGCACCCTCCTGACCGGCAAGGAGCACAACGATCCCTTCGAGATGCGGGACGGGAAGATCCGCACCGCCACGAACCGCTCCGGCGGCGTCCAGGGCGGCATTTCCAACGGCGAGGACATCGTGTTCCGCGTCGCATTCAAGCCCACCGCCACGATCATTTCCGAGCAATCGACCGTCACCGACCAAGGCGAGCCGACCACCCTCATGGGCAAAGGCCGCCACGATGCCTGCGTCCTTCCCCGCGCCGTGCCCATCGTCGAGGCGATGGCCACCCTCGTCCTGACCGACCACCTCCTCCGCCAGCGGGCGATGCGCGGCTGACACTGATTCCGGCGTTTCAGCATTCACCCAATTGGACACCCTACCGGAAATCTCCCTTGGCACGGCCGCCCTGATCATCTTCGCGTGCTGCGCGGGATACATGTTCATCCGGGGCATCGTGCGCACCATCGTCAATGCCGCATGCCTCACGCTGAGCGCATGGGTCGGCTTCCGCGTCTGGCAGCAGGCGCCCGCTCTGGCCATCGACTGGTTCGGGAAACCCTCCGAACTCATCGCCACCGGCCTGCCAATCCTTGCCTTCCTCGCCTCCCTGATGGTGCTGCGCCGCATCATCCGTTTCTTCCGCGCTCCAGTCCCGAAGCTGGCCGAGGAAATCGCTCCGAAATCCCCCGGGCAGCTCGTTTTCCGTCTCCTCGTCACGGTCATTCCCGCCGCACTGCTCTGCCTCACGGCCGCCACCTTCATCCACCACGCCAGCTCGGTCGCGGAAATCCGCAACTCCGCCGAATACGGCACCAGCTCCCCGCCCAGCCCCAGCCTGCCGGAGCGGCTGAAAAATTCCCTCTCCGTCGCCGTGCCGGAGAAGCTGATGGATTGGCTCGATCCGCTCACCACCGAACCGCGCCTCCAGCTTGCGAAAATGATCGCCGCCAGCCCGAACAAACCCCTCGAACCCATCGTCGATCCCGAGACCGGCAGGCCCTACCCCCGAGCCATCATCGTCGATGACCCGGAGCTCGTCTCCCTCGCCCACAAGGGACGCTTCAGCACCCTGCTGCGCCACCCCCTGCTTTCCGAGGCGCTCAAGGATCCGTTGATCCGCCAGGCCCTCGGGCTGGACTAGAAAGCGATCCCCGCCGCAGCAAGGGCGGCATGGATCTTGAAATCCAGGAAGGCGCCCCCGGCTTCCTTTTCCGCGAGGAATGCGCGTAGCCCGGATAGGGGCACGATGTGGACCGTGATGTCCTCGCCGGCTATGCCGCCGCCTTCGCTTTCGGGGTGCAGGCCGGTGGCGTGGAAAAGGTGGGTGATCTCCGGGGTCATGCCGGCCGAGGTCGGCGAGGAAAGCAGGGGCACCACGCTTTCCGCTCGGTAGCCGGTCTCCTCCAGCAGCTCGCGGCGCGCCGTTTCCGAGAGATCCTCGCCCTTGTGCTCCGGCTCGTCGCCCACCAGGCCCGCCGGGATCTCGATGACGCGTTTCCGCACCGGGATGCGGAATTGCTCGATCAGCACCACCTCGTCGCGGTCCGTGACGGCAAGGACGCCAACGCAGGCATCGGAGTTCGGGCGGCGGACATAATCCCAGTGGCCTGTGCGGTAGAGTCCGAGCCATTTCGATTCGTAGAGCGTGATCTCCTCGGGCATGGGGCTTGGATAGACGCGCGGAGGCGCTTTGCAGAGGGAAAATTTCCGGAAAGCATGGCCGCCATGGGAAAGAAAGGTTGGCGGAGGCGGGTATTCCGGCGTATCAAACCGCCCCCGCAGGAAAAGACCTCATGGATCGCCACGACTTCGATATCCCCGTCACCTTCAGGCACCGGGTGATCTTCACCCGGGAGGCCTTCGCAGCGGACAACGCCGCGCTGGCCGACGTCCTTGCGGAAGGCGGCGGCAGGAGGGTTCTGGTTTTTCTGGAAACGGCGGTCGCTGAGTCATGGAAAGGCCTTTCCGAGCAGATCCAGGCCTACTTCGGGAGACTAAACCTCGACTTCCGGGGCGTGAGGATTTTCACCGGCGGGGAAGCCTGCAAGGCGGATGAGGATCTCGTCCACGAGGTCTGGCGTGAGATCGATTCCGGCCACATCGACAGGCACTCCTACGTGCTCGTGATCGGCGGAGGGGCATTCCTCGATGCCGTCGGCTTCGCCGCATCGACCGCCCACCGCGGCGTACGCCTCGTCCGTTTCCCCACCACCACCCTCTCGCAGGACGACAGCGGGGTGGGCGTGAAAAGCGCGATCAACGCCTTCGGAAAAAAGAACTGGGTCGGCTCCTTCGGGGTGCCTTTCGCGGTCGTCAACGATTTCCGTTTCCTCGAAAGCCAGGATCCCGAGGAGAGCCGCGCGGGGCTCATCGAGGCGGTGAAGGTTTCGCTCGTGAAGGACGGGGAATTCTTCGCGTGGATCGAGGCGAACGCCGCCGCCCTCGCAAAACTGGAGCGCGGCCCCTTCGAGGAATGCGTGCGCCGTTCCGCGCTCCTCCATGCCCGCCACATTGCGCTGGGCGGGGATGCCTTCGAGACCGGCTCCAGCCGCCCCCTCGATTTCGGCCACTGGGCCGCGCACAAGCTCGAGGCGCTCACCAAATACCAGCTCTCCCATGCCGAGGCGGTGGCGGTCGGCGTTGCGCTCGACACCGTCTATTCCCGGAAAAAGGGTCTGCTTTCGGAAACGGACGCCAACCGTGTGATCGCCGTGCTTTCTGCGCTCGGCCTCAAGACCTACCACCCTGCGCTCGACTGGACGGACAAGAAAGGGGTGCGCCGCGTGCTTTCCGGGCTTGAGGAATTCCGCGAGCACCTTGGCGGCGAGCTCACCGTCCTGCTCCTCGCCGGCCCCGGCAGCGGGATCGATGTGCATGAGCTCGATATCCCTCTCCTCAACGGGAGCATCGCGGAGCTGCACTCGGCATGGGACGGCGGAAGCGCCTGAGTTGCCACGCTGAATGGGAATCACCGCCAGGCGGCGCGGTGATGAAACATCCTCACCCGTCCGTCTGCGTTGTCACACGCCCTGGCCTGCGGATCGCTTGATATGGCGTGCATGAAAGACATAGGATTCCTTCTCGACATGGACGGCGTGATCTATTCCGGCACGCGCCTCATCCCCGGCGCGGCGAACTTCATCGCGAAGCTCCGCAACCACCGCATCCCCTACCGCTTCCTCACGAACAACTCGCAGCGCGCCCGCCGCGATGTCGCCCTGAAGCTACGCCGCCTCGGCATCGAGGCGGAGCCCGACGATGTCTTCACCTGCGCCATGGCCACCGCCCGTTTCCTCGCCTCCCAAAAGGCCGGCGGCACCGCCTACGTCATCGGCGAGAACGGCCTCGCAAACGCCCTTCACGTCAACGGCTACACCGTCGTCGACGACGATGCGGACTACGTGGTCGTCGGCGAAGGCAGGACACTGACCTTCGAAATGATCGAGCGTGGCGTACGCCTCGTGGAGCGCGGCGCCCGCCTCATAGCCACCAACCTCGACCCGAGCTGCCCGACGGAAAGCGGCATCCGCCCCGGCTGCGGAGCCATCGTCGCCATGATCGAGAAGGCCACCGGCGTGAAAGCCTTCTCCGTCGGCAAGCCCAGCCCGGTGATGATGCGCGCCGCCCGCAAGGAGATGGGGCTCAGCAGCGAGCAGACGGTGATGGTCGGCGACACGATGGAGACGGACATCCTCGGCGCGGTCCAGCTCGGCTACCGCAGCGTGCTCGTCCTCAGCGGCGGCACGAAGCGGGAGGATCTCGGGAAATTCGCCTACCAGCCGGACATCGTCGTCGAGAACATCGGGGAGATCCCCGACGAGTTCCTGTTCGGCGCTGTGCGCCTGGCATGTTAGAGTAAGCTCAGGGTTTCACGAACTCCTCGCGGGAGAGGAATCCGTCGCCGTCCCTGTCGAATTTCTGGAAACGCGGGCGGGCGTCATCGCCGTCGGGCTGGCGGGAGAGGAATTCCCCCATGGTCAGCCTGCCGTCCTTGTTTGCATCGCGGGAATCGAACATCGCGCCGCGATCCTGCTTGGGCTTTTGCCTTGTGGCGGGCTTCCCGCCCTTCGCCCTGAACTGCGGTTTCGCCTCGGGATATCTGGCGAGGATTTCCTTCATCCCCAGAAGCATCTCCGGATTCTTCGCGGCGATGTTTTCCTTTTCCAACGGATCCCTGAGGCAATCGTAAAGCTCATACTCCGCCGTCTCCGGATCGGCTCCGGGGACTTTCCACTCGACCATGCGGTAATTGCCGGTGCGGATCGCGCGACCAAGCCTGCCGCCGCGCGGATAAACGTGAATGGCATGATCCATGGTGCCTGCGGATGGATCGGAAAGGGCTGCGAAAATGTCCGTGCCATCGATGCCAGCGGCGGGTGCAAGTCCCGCCATCGCACAGAGCGTGGGGAAAAGATCCACCGTCTCCACAAACGCATCGCTGCGCTTCCCTTCGCCCTGTTTCGCCCCCGCTTTCGCGATCATCAGCGGGATGCGGGCGGCCTGCTCGTAGTTCGTGTGCTTGCACCACATGCCGTGATCGCCTAGGTGCCAGCCATGATCGCCCCAGAGGACGATGATCGTGTTTCCGGAAAGTCCGCTCGCATCGAGCGCATCGATCACCCGCCCGATCTGTGCATCGACATAGCTGGTGGCGGCGTAGTAACCGTGGATGAGCAGCCGCTGGTAATCATCCGGCAGCACCGTTACGTCCGGCACATCCGAGTATTGCCGCAGCTCACCGCCGAACTGCAGGGCATACGGTGGCGCATCCTTCGGCACCTCCCGGAACTCGGCCAGCGGCATTTCCCCTCTCTCGTAGAGATCCCAATACTTCTTCGGCGCGACGAAGGGCAGATGCGGTTTCATGAAACCGACCGCCAGGAAAAACGCTTCGTCCGGTTTCCCGGCCGCAGCCTTGAGCCGGGCGATCGCCTCATCGGCGATCTTCCCGTCCGCATAGAAATCATCGGCCACCTCCGCGCTTTCGGTGGCGGCTCCCCTTGCTCCGTTTTTGCCCTCTTTCATCGTGGATGTGCTTTCCGGCAGCGCGAACTGGGGCGCCTTTGGTTTCCAGGGTTCCATCGACCACGAGGCCGCGTCCTCGCTGTTGCCGTGGCCGGTGTGCAGGATTTTGCCGAGCGCCTGAGTGCGGTAACCCGCTTTCATGAAAACCTGCGGCATGGTCACCGCATCCGGGGCCACTTTGCGAAAATTCGTCTCCAAATCGTAGATCCCCAGGGTGTCGGGGCGGAGGCCTGTGATGAGCGCGTTGCGGGACGGGGCGCAAACCGCCTGGTTGCAGTAGGCGCGCCCAAAGAGGGTGCTACGCAAGGCGAGGCGGTCGATCTGCGGCGTCTTCGCGATGGTGTCGCCATAGCAGCCGAGCGCGGGCTTGAGGTCATCCACACAGATGAGGAGGACATTTGGTTTTTCCGCCAAGGCGAAAATGGCGGAGCCCAGCAGGATCGCAGCGGCGGGGGTTTTCACGTGGCGCATGGGAGACATGCTGGCATCCCGCCCGGCATCATGCAACAGCCGGGCTAGAATGATCCGGGTGGATCCGGCGCGGGTTCACCCAGCGGCCTGCCTGTCGCGGGATCGATGCCTAGCATCAGCCAAACGTCCTTGATGATGCGGGTCGAGGCTTCGCCGAGGACTTTGTTCTCATGCCCGGTTCCGCTCAGTCCCACATTGATCGATGGCACCTGGCCACCCGCAGGTGTCTTGGCCGTGCCCGCCTCAACGAAAAGGCGCTTGTCCAGCTCCTTGACCGCGGCGTCCTCCGTTGCTTGCCCGAATTTCTCCTGCAATCCGACATCGACCACCACCTGCCGCAGGATCGCATCGGTGCGCAGTTTCTCCGCGATCTGCTCCGCAAGCTTCTTCTGGTCCTCCATGGAGATATCCTCACGAAGGGCGAGCGGAACCCAGATCCTCGAAGGCTTGCCAAGGTGATATTCGCGCCAGGCAAACCTCGCCCCGAAGAACATCATCACTAGACCCACGATCCCGGCGGCCGCCCATAACATCCATCGTTGCATGACTAGCGTTTATGCTGCATCCATCCATCAGCCAAGCCGGAAATCCATGGAATACCCACTCACCCAAGCCACCCGCCACACCCTCCCAAACGGTCTCACCCTCATCCTCGATCCCGATCACGCCGCCCCGGTCATCAGCGTGCAGGCATGGGTCGCCACCGGCAGCATCCACGAGGACAGGCTCCTCGGCTCCGGCCTCTCGCACTTCCTCGAGCACATGGTCTTCAAAGGCACCCGCGACTTTTCCTCCGAAGGCCTCGCCCAGGCGGTGCAGGCGGGCGGCGGCCACTGGAACGCCTACACCACCTTCGAGCGCACGGTCTATTACATCGACGGCCCGGCGCAGTCCCTGGAAGTTTTCCTGAAATGCCTCACCGGACTGGTGTTTTTCCCGCTCATCCCCGAGTCCGAGTTCGAGAGCGAAAAGGACGTCATCCGCCGCGAGATCGACATGGGCTTGGACGATCCCGACAACGCCTCGATCCGCCTCCTGCTCTCCACCGCCTTCACCAAGGACGCCCGCCGCCAGCCTGTCATCGGCCACCGCCACCTCTTCGATGAGATTTCCCATTCCGATCTGACAAGCTATCACCGCACCCGCTACACCCCGGAAAAAACCCACATCGTCATCTCCGGCGATTTCAATCCCAATGTGGCGCTCTCCCTCGTGACCTCCCTGACCGCCGACGCGAAAAACGCCTCCGGCGCCGAGCCCCACCTCCAGGCCGATCCCCCGCAGGTTGGGCCACGCGAGGGTTTTGAGACCTTCGATGTCCCCACCAGCCGCCTCTGCCTGTCATGGAAAACCCCGGCCATCCATCATCCGGATGCGCCCGCCTACGATCTGCTCGCCGCCATCCTCGGCCGTGGCAAGGCCTCACGCCTCCACCGACGCCTCCGCGACCAGCGCGAGCTGGCACTGGAAATCTCCGCATGGACATGGATCGATCCCGGCTGCGAAGGCCTCATCGCCGTTTCCGCAGAATGCGCCCCTGAGAAACGCGATGAGCTGAAGGCCGCGATCCTCGCCGAGATCACCGAGATCGCCGCCAGCGACCTCGACGCGGATCTCGCAAAAGCAAAGCGCCAGACCGCCGCCAGCCAGTTCAAGACACTCACCACCGCCTCCGGCCGCGCCTCCGACCTCGCCTCGAACTGGCACGAGGCGCGCGAACTCGATTTCACCCGCTCCCACCTCGCCGCGATCAATGCCGTCACGCCCGCCGACATCCGCCGCGTCGCCACAAGCCTCACCGAAAGCCGCCTCACCTTCACCTCGCTCGATCCGGAAAATTTCACCCCCATCGTCGCCGAAAGGAAAGCCGCCGCCGCCGTGCAGGGCATCACCACCCACACGCTCTCCAACGGCCTCCGCCTCGCCCTCCTGCCGGATCACCGCGTGCCGCTCATCCATTTCCAAGCCGCCGCCCGCGCCGGGCTGCCATCCGAAACGGCAGAGAACAACGGCCTCAACCAGCTCTTCGCCTCCACCCTCGCCAAAGGAACCGCCAGCCGCTCCGCCGACGAGATCGCCACCTCCCTCGAATCACTCGGCGCATCCATCTCCGCCACCGCCGGCAACAACGCCCTGCTCGTCCAGGCCGCCGGCCTCTCCGCCGACATCCTGCCAATCCTCGATGTCTTCGCCGACGTAATCCAGAACCCCAGCTTCCCCACCGATGCGATCCACCGGGAAAAGGCCAGCCAGCTCGCCTCCCTTGAGGAAGCCCTCGCCGATCCCCTGCACCGCTGCTTCAGGCAGCTCCGCCACAACCACTACTGCGGCCAGGGCTACGCCCTCGATTCACTCGGCACCCCGGAAACCCTCGCAAAACTCGGTCGTCTCGATCTCGCCGCCCACCACTCCCGCCACTTTTGCGCCGCCAATCTCACCCTCGCCGTCGCCGGCGATTTCGACCCAGCAGCCATGGTCGATCTGCTCGAAAGCCATTTCCAAAAACTCCACGCCGGGGAAGCATGGAACCCGCCCGAATCCACCAGATCCATCGGAGAGACAGCCACCGCCACCCTCCCCAAGAAACAGGCCGTGCTCGCCATCGGCTATCCCGGCGCATCCACCGGCTCCGAGGAGCGCCACGCCCTCGCCTTCCTGCAGGAGCACTCTTCCGACATGGCAGGCCCCCTTTTCGGCCGCATCCGCGAGGAACTCGGCCTCGCCTACCGCGTCGGCGCCACCCAGTTCCTCGGATACGACAAGGGTCTGTTCACCTTCTACCTCGCCACCTCCCCCGAGCAGATCGAGCTCGCCACCGGGGAACTGAAAAAGGAAATCGCAAAAATCGCCACCGAGGGCATTCCGGAAGACACCTTCGAGCGCGTCCGCTCCACCGTCCTCAGCGGCGCCGCCATCCAGCAGCAATCCCCCGCCTCCAACGCCCGCCACGCCGCCCTCGACCTCCTCTTCGGCCACCCCGCCGAAACCCACCGCCTCCTTCCCGCCATCTACGCCGCCCTCACGCCGCAGCAGGTTTGCGAGGTCGCGAAGAGCGTTTTCTCCACGAAGCCCACAATTTCAGTGATCATGGGGGAGAAGGCATGAGACCGGAGCGAAAAACATCTTTACATCCCGTCCTCAGCCTGAATAGTGGACAAATGACGAAATTAAAAACCCTCCTGATTTCCATGACTCTCGGCGCTGGCATCTCCCAGGCGGCGACGACGGTCTTCTCCGATACCTTCAGCGATGGCGACCGCACCGATGGCGCGGATCTTGATGACATCCAGTGGTACGCGGGTCGCAACAATGTCGCCCTGTCCGTCGGCGCCGATGCCGGAATCGGCACCGGCGATGCGCTCCTGGTCAACAGCAGCACAACCTTCTCCCGCGTCGTCGGACTGTTTGGCTCGGCTGTCACCATCGGCGTTGGGGAAACGCTGCGTCTTTCCTTCGACATGCGCTTCCAAACCACGCCCGGCACCGGGAGCGGCCTGCTTCGTATCGGCATTTTCAACAATGGCGGAACGGCGATCACCGGCGATGAGGATCCCGGCGCCAACCAGAACAATCACTTCGGTTACGGCTTTTCCACAAATCCAGGGGCGGTTCTCGCTGGAGGAACCACCGTTACCACCGAGGAGGCGGGCAATTCCATACTCGGCGGCTCCAACCCTGGCGGCTTCAGCTCCACCGGGAGTGCGGGCGCTTCCATCGAATGGGGTACCACCGTGCATAACGGGGTGTTCAGCATCACACGCCTCGCGGACGGATCCATGGATCTCAGTGCCCGCATCGACGGGGGCACCGCCGCAACGGCCAACATCGCCGCCCCGATAAATAGCAGCTACACCTTCCACGAAGTCGCGTTCGGCCAAGGTAACATGAACATTGACTTCGCGCTGGACAATGTGGAGCTCTCCATCGTCCCCGAGCCGTCCACGTCCCTCGTCCTCGCGCTTGGCGCGCTGTGCTTTTTGCGCCGCCGCAGGCTTCCGTGAAACGCGGGTTTCGGCGCGGAGCGCTTGCGCTTTTCTTGTGGCGGACGAGGCCAACACCTATGTCACCCGTGCGCGACGAATGCCGTTTGGCCTTGCCATCGCATAGCTGGAACCGTCGGGGATTCCGGCGAAAGAAACTTTCCACGGGACACGCGGACACGCATGCTTGGGCGTGCCAACCCTCCGCGAAGCGATCCGCTATTGGCTGAAGCTCGGCCTCATCAGCTTCGGCGGGCCGGCAGGGCAGATCGCGATCATGCACCGCGAGCTGGTGGAGAAACGCAAGTGGATCTCGGAAAGCCATTTCCTGCATGCGCTCAATTTCTGCATGATGCTGCCCGGGCCCGAGGCGCAGCAGCTGGCGACGTATCTCGGCTGGCGGCTGCACGGCTGGCGCGGCGGGATGGCGGCGGGCGCACTGTTCGTGC comes from Akkermansiaceae bacterium and encodes:
- a CDS encoding PEP-CTERM sorting domain-containing protein encodes the protein MTKLKTLLISMTLGAGISQAATTVFSDTFSDGDRTDGADLDDIQWYAGRNNVALSVGADAGIGTGDALLVNSSTTFSRVVGLFGSAVTIGVGETLRLSFDMRFQTTPGTGSGLLRIGIFNNGGTAITGDEDPGANQNNHFGYGFSTNPGAVLAGGTTVTTEEAGNSILGGSNPGGFSSTGSAGASIEWGTTVHNGVFSITRLADGSMDLSARIDGGTAATANIAAPINSSYTFHEVAFGQGNMNIDFALDNVELSIVPEPSTSLVLALGALCFLRRRRLP
- a CDS encoding sulfatase-like hydrolase/transferase, whose product is MRHVKTPAAAILLGSAIFALAEKPNVLLICVDDLKPALGCYGDTIAKTPQIDRLALRSTLFGRAYCNQAVCAPSRNALITGLRPDTLGIYDLETNFRKVAPDAVTMPQVFMKAGYRTQALGKILHTGHGNSEDAASWSMEPWKPKAPQFALPESTSTMKEGKNGARGAATESAEVADDFYADGKIADEAIARLKAAAGKPDEAFFLAVGFMKPHLPFVAPKKYWDLYERGEMPLAEFREVPKDAPPYALQFGGELRQYSDVPDVTVLPDDYQRLLIHGYYAATSYVDAQIGRVIDALDASGLSGNTIIVLWGDHGWHLGDHGMWCKHTNYEQAARIPLMIAKAGAKQGEGKRSDAFVETVDLFPTLCAMAGLAPAAGIDGTDIFAALSDPSAGTMDHAIHVYPRGGRLGRAIRTGNYRMVEWKVPGADPETAEYELYDCLRDPLEKENIAAKNPEMLLGMKEILARYPEAKPQFRAKGGKPATRQKPKQDRGAMFDSRDANKDGRLTMGEFLSRQPDGDDARPRFQKFDRDGDGFLSREEFVKP
- a CDS encoding HAD family hydrolase; protein product: MKDIGFLLDMDGVIYSGTRLIPGAANFIAKLRNHRIPYRFLTNNSQRARRDVALKLRRLGIEAEPDDVFTCAMATARFLASQKAGGTAYVIGENGLANALHVNGYTVVDDDADYVVVGEGRTLTFEMIERGVRLVERGARLIATNLDPSCPTESGIRPGCGAIVAMIEKATGVKAFSVGKPSPVMMRAARKEMGLSSEQTVMVGDTMETDILGAVQLGYRSVLVLSGGTKREDLGKFAYQPDIVVENIGEIPDEFLFGAVRLAC
- a CDS encoding NUDIX hydrolase, producing the protein MPEEITLYESKWLGLYRTGHWDYVRRPNSDACVGVLAVTDRDEVVLIEQFRIPVRKRVIEIPAGLVGDEPEHKGEDLSETARRELLEETGYRAESVVPLLSSPTSAGMTPEITHLFHATGLHPESEGGGIAGEDITVHIVPLSGLRAFLAEKEAGGAFLDFKIHAALAAAGIAF
- a CDS encoding insulinase family protein — encoded protein: MEYPLTQATRHTLPNGLTLILDPDHAAPVISVQAWVATGSIHEDRLLGSGLSHFLEHMVFKGTRDFSSEGLAQAVQAGGGHWNAYTTFERTVYYIDGPAQSLEVFLKCLTGLVFFPLIPESEFESEKDVIRREIDMGLDDPDNASIRLLLSTAFTKDARRQPVIGHRHLFDEISHSDLTSYHRTRYTPEKTHIVISGDFNPNVALSLVTSLTADAKNASGAEPHLQADPPQVGPREGFETFDVPTSRLCLSWKTPAIHHPDAPAYDLLAAILGRGKASRLHRRLRDQRELALEISAWTWIDPGCEGLIAVSAECAPEKRDELKAAILAEITEIAASDLDADLAKAKRQTAASQFKTLTTASGRASDLASNWHEARELDFTRSHLAAINAVTPADIRRVATSLTESRLTFTSLDPENFTPIVAERKAAAAVQGITTHTLSNGLRLALLPDHRVPLIHFQAAARAGLPSETAENNGLNQLFASTLAKGTASRSADEIATSLESLGASISATAGNNALLVQAAGLSADILPILDVFADVIQNPSFPTDAIHREKASQLASLEEALADPLHRCFRQLRHNHYCGQGYALDSLGTPETLAKLGRLDLAAHHSRHFCAANLTLAVAGDFDPAAMVDLLESHFQKLHAGEAWNPPESTRSIGETATATLPKKQAVLAIGYPGASTGSEERHALAFLQEHSSDMAGPLFGRIREELGLAYRVGATQFLGYDKGLFTFYLATSPEQIELATGELKKEIAKIATEGIPEDTFERVRSTVLSGAAIQQQSPASNARHAALDLLFGHPAETHRLLPAIYAALTPQQVCEVAKSVFSTKPTISVIMGEKA
- a CDS encoding 3-dehydroquinate synthase produces the protein MDRHDFDIPVTFRHRVIFTREAFAADNAALADVLAEGGGRRVLVFLETAVAESWKGLSEQIQAYFGRLNLDFRGVRIFTGGEACKADEDLVHEVWREIDSGHIDRHSYVLVIGGGAFLDAVGFAASTAHRGVRLVRFPTTTLSQDDSGVGVKSAINAFGKKNWVGSFGVPFAVVNDFRFLESQDPEESRAGLIEAVKVSLVKDGEFFAWIEANAAALAKLERGPFEECVRRSALLHARHIALGGDAFETGSSRPLDFGHWAAHKLEALTKYQLSHAEAVAVGVALDTVYSRKKGLLSETDANRVIAVLSALGLKTYHPALDWTDKKGVRRVLSGLEEFREHLGGELTVLLLAGPGSGIDVHELDIPLLNGSIAELHSAWDGGSA
- the aroC gene encoding chorismate synthase, which gives rise to MSSTFGEVFRIHTYGESHGGGVGVIIDGCPPRIPVSLGNIQSELDRRRPGQSEIVTPRKEADTAEILSGLHDGQTMGTPISILVRNTDQRPGAYEEMAVKYRPSHADYTYDAKYGIRAPSGGGRASARETIGRVAAAAVGKQVLAALSPGIEVIAWVSTIQHIHANVDPATITAGQVESNIVRTGDPKAVETMISHIKKIRSEGNSVGGIVECVIRNCPPGLGEPIFDKLEAELAKAMLSIPATKGFEIGSGFQGTLLTGKEHNDPFEMRDGKIRTATNRSGGVQGGISNGEDIVFRVAFKPTATIISEQSTVTDQGEPTTLMGKGRHDACVLPRAVPIVEAMATLVLTDHLLRQRAMRG